From the Armatimonadota bacterium genome, one window contains:
- a CDS encoding TIGR00159 family protein: MKEFFTDLFGLSQRGFINVLDILLVAYLNYRILKLIRGTRAWRIVVGVFVFLAVLWLSDYFQFGTLHWILEKATILAPVAIVILFLPELRQAVEGFGKLGLWTEKLIVFRGAPEEGTLGEIATAVGAMAEQRIGALIVIERGAQLANIADTGVPVHAKVSAELIGAIFYHGNPLHDGAIVIRGDEVLAAACRLPMSDSRKIDTHYHMRHRAGVGMSEQSDAIVIIVSEERGDIMVAQNGELQPLESEVELREFMSKQIRNVGRSRLRWTRKQRDLAGSESAEVADQ, translated from the coding sequence TTGAAAGAGTTCTTTACTGATCTGTTCGGGTTATCACAGCGGGGATTCATCAACGTCCTTGATATTCTCCTGGTCGCGTATCTGAACTACCGAATCTTGAAACTGATCAGGGGGACTCGCGCTTGGCGGATCGTCGTAGGCGTGTTCGTTTTCTTGGCGGTGTTGTGGCTGAGCGACTACTTTCAATTTGGCACGCTGCACTGGATTTTGGAAAAGGCGACGATCTTGGCTCCGGTCGCGATCGTGATCCTCTTCCTTCCCGAACTGCGCCAGGCCGTTGAAGGGTTCGGGAAACTCGGCCTCTGGACGGAGAAGCTGATCGTTTTTCGGGGTGCTCCCGAAGAAGGGACGCTGGGCGAGATCGCTACTGCGGTCGGAGCGATGGCCGAGCAGCGCATTGGCGCGCTGATCGTCATCGAGCGTGGGGCGCAGTTGGCAAACATCGCCGACACGGGAGTGCCGGTTCACGCGAAGGTATCGGCGGAACTGATTGGTGCGATTTTCTACCACGGCAACCCTTTGCACGATGGCGCGATCGTCATTCGCGGCGACGAGGTTCTGGCTGCTGCCTGCCGCCTGCCGATGAGCGATAGCCGCAAAATAGACACTCACTACCATATGCGTCACCGAGCTGGCGTCGGAATGAGCGAACAGTCTGATGCAATCGTCATCATCGTAAGCGAGGAGCGCGGCGATATCATGGTTGCCCAAAACGGTGAACTCCAGCCGTTGGAATCCGAGGTCGAGTTGCGAGAGTTCATGTCGAAGCAGATCCGCAACGTTGGGCGCTCGCGGCTAAGATGGACCCGCAAGCAGCGTGATTTGGCTGGATCCGAGTCGGCCGAGGTGGCAGATCAATGA
- a CDS encoding GNAT family N-acetyltransferase has protein sequence MVEIRTIDESEAEQFLHLLCLVFNLDIDMARSIFRSEPMFDLNRKWCLFEDGEMRSILTTTPLIFGWGRAFGIAGVATRPEYQRRGYGQRILEHVLAHGKESGEPAALLFAHETKVYERVGFKMLDEVVRGRLITDPEPGVRPVLTDEEIRGVYDAWAEADDHRLRRDELRWKFWSWVLRTCERAGGGYICLEPGLCREAILEPALERWPLPEETEWTGLASMTDRFAVPLKDRRHVLHVMGVGMSALPQMFMTDQF, from the coding sequence GTGGTTGAGATTCGAACGATCGACGAGAGCGAAGCAGAGCAGTTCCTTCACTTGCTTTGCCTGGTCTTCAACCTCGACATCGATATGGCTCGATCCATATTTCGGTCTGAGCCGATGTTCGATCTGAACCGCAAGTGGTGCCTTTTTGAAGACGGCGAGATGCGCTCTATTCTCACGACGACGCCGCTGATCTTCGGTTGGGGCAGGGCGTTCGGAATCGCGGGCGTCGCCACCCGCCCGGAGTATCAGCGAAGGGGCTACGGACAACGAATTTTGGAGCACGTGCTGGCACATGGCAAAGAGAGCGGCGAGCCTGCAGCGCTGCTGTTCGCACACGAGACAAAGGTGTATGAGCGCGTCGGCTTTAAGATGCTGGACGAGGTCGTCCGTGGCAGGCTCATCACCGACCCGGAGCCGGGCGTGCGCCCAGTGCTGACGGATGAGGAGATCCGTGGCGTCTACGATGCTTGGGCCGAGGCTGACGATCATCGGCTGCGACGAGACGAGCTTCGATGGAAGTTCTGGTCGTGGGTGCTCAGGACCTGTGAGCGAGCGGGTGGCGGCTACATATGCCTTGAACCCGGGTTGTGCCGCGAGGCGATCTTGGAGCCGGCGCTGGAGCGTTGGCCGCTGCCGGAGGAAACTGAGTGGACTGGTCTTGCTTCGATGACCGACAGGTTTGCAGTTCCGCTGAAGGACAGGCGCCACGTGTTGCACGTCATGGGGGTCGGCATGAGCGCTTTGCCCCAGATGTTCATGACGGACCAGTTTTGA
- a CDS encoding methionine adenosyltransferase: MAQKIHTSESVSEGHPDKLADQISDALLDSALAQDRNARVAIETLLTRGTAVIAGEVTIDGYIEVANIVRETIKSVGYTDTELGFDGSSCGVVVAIQEQSADIAVGVDRGGAGDQGMMFGLATRETPELMPLPIAMAHALMRRSADVRRKHPSLGLRPDAKAQVSVVYVNGQPSKVDTIVLSTQHSPNLSHKAVTEIVHEYIIEPVLAEYSEAASSDIKFYINPTGIFVVGGPQGDTGLTGRKIIVDTYGGLCPHGGGSFSGKDPTKVDRSAAYMARHVAKSVVGANMADKCQIGFAYAIGVEHPVAVQVETFGTEHLEPEKISERVRETFDLTPRGIIDYLGLLDTKYLPTAKNGHFGNPSFPWERTTDAEKLLG, encoded by the coding sequence ATGGCTCAGAAGATTCACACGTCCGAATCGGTTAGTGAAGGGCATCCGGACAAGCTGGCGGATCAGATTTCAGACGCGCTGCTCGATTCAGCCCTCGCTCAGGATCGGAACGCGCGCGTTGCTATAGAAACGTTGCTGACGCGCGGTACTGCCGTCATAGCAGGGGAGGTGACCATCGACGGATACATCGAGGTCGCCAACATCGTGCGCGAAACGATCAAGAGCGTCGGATACACAGACACCGAACTCGGCTTCGATGGGAGCTCCTGTGGAGTCGTGGTCGCGATTCAAGAGCAGTCCGCAGACATAGCAGTCGGCGTGGATCGAGGTGGCGCCGGGGACCAGGGGATGATGTTCGGCTTGGCCACGCGCGAGACGCCCGAGCTGATGCCGCTTCCGATCGCGATGGCGCACGCGCTGATGCGTCGGTCGGCGGACGTGCGCAGGAAGCACCCGTCGCTCGGTCTGCGGCCCGATGCAAAGGCGCAGGTCTCCGTAGTGTACGTGAACGGCCAGCCCTCGAAGGTCGATACGATCGTGCTCTCGACGCAGCACAGCCCCAATCTATCGCACAAGGCCGTTACTGAGATCGTCCACGAGTACATCATCGAGCCGGTCCTGGCGGAGTACTCAGAGGCGGCATCGTCCGACATCAAGTTTTACATCAACCCCACCGGCATCTTCGTCGTTGGCGGACCCCAGGGCGACACCGGGCTGACCGGCCGCAAGATCATCGTCGATACGTACGGGGGACTGTGCCCTCACGGCGGCGGATCGTTCAGCGGAAAGGACCCGACGAAGGTCGATAGGAGCGCGGCGTACATGGCCCGGCACGTGGCGAAGAGCGTTGTGGGGGCAAACATGGCCGACAAGTGCCAGATCGGATTTGCGTACGCGATCGGCGTCGAACACCCAGTTGCCGTACAGGTTGAGACGTTCGGCACAGAACATCTGGAGCCGGAGAAGATTTCAGAGCGCGTGCGCGAGACGTTCGACCTCACTCCGCGCGGAATCATCGACTATCTGGGACTGCTGGACACAAAGTATCTGCCGACTGCGAAGAACGGGCACTTCGGGAACCCGTCGTTCCCCTGGGAGCGGACGACGGACGCCGAGAAGCTGCTCGGGTGA
- a CDS encoding GAF domain-containing protein: protein MFELIVRVALASGVMASAGILGKPDFGMAWQAALLFASYSYLAYLMEGKNSRNAGMSGLIAVADAGVIAALLANAGLSTTFSGLTIIPMAYATLRFKANAAMMAPLIASWLLVGANLFGGGNAFTPLLLVNALGVLIVGLGLGWGRAKYDARQLAKQREENVFEYETEEEILEPASTPAPLPAAPEAASAALKESFRELSIRTRRLERNSRGASNAVKLYESVTSTPSSPYLAIAETAKTIFGAQAAVLYTITNSGETLTARSATFGSNTGGANSFRVSKKDSEKSIREQVERTLSSISTPERGRAVGSLILKVNGKITGLLALFHRDQAALTESMKQVSETADFLSCMVAEQVGKDDQRRRLREAELLYSVATTTSGAHTPKTLAKRVVRELWDTLGLDHLAISLIEDGEEVEVARQGIEKNFLQHFSFANGPGFAGWLQTGAPEVCALNAREDNRLSKNEALRQRIGSFVLLPLQFGEKPFGFVTAMTNRVDGIDDGGLETLRIICAELSQAFARLTNGHRDAEGLATPREFFEIVRSNNYGFMVYLDVPRKDDLISTYGGPAVEHAIRKFALTIKSKLPSGAAMCRRAEGDYVVFLLTRDEEFATSWANGAAATASMVAVMSPDGQTRIPLALRAKVAAVHQQNHQLSTQKVA, encoded by the coding sequence ATGTTTGAGCTGATCGTACGAGTCGCATTGGCATCCGGGGTCATGGCATCCGCAGGGATTCTGGGAAAGCCGGACTTTGGGATGGCGTGGCAGGCCGCGCTGCTCTTCGCGTCGTACTCCTACCTGGCGTACCTGATGGAAGGGAAGAACTCGCGCAACGCCGGCATGTCGGGTCTGATCGCGGTCGCAGATGCGGGCGTTATCGCAGCGCTTCTCGCGAACGCCGGCCTTTCCACGACGTTCAGCGGACTCACGATCATCCCGATGGCCTACGCCACTCTGAGGTTCAAGGCGAACGCCGCGATGATGGCGCCGCTGATCGCCTCGTGGCTCTTGGTCGGAGCGAACCTCTTCGGAGGCGGCAACGCGTTCACGCCGCTGCTGCTGGTCAACGCTTTGGGCGTGCTGATCGTTGGACTGGGCCTTGGCTGGGGCAGAGCTAAATACGACGCCCGACAGCTGGCGAAGCAACGCGAGGAAAACGTATTCGAGTACGAAACCGAAGAGGAGATCCTCGAGCCCGCGAGCACGCCTGCCCCACTGCCTGCGGCACCAGAGGCCGCGAGCGCTGCGCTGAAAGAGAGCTTTCGAGAGCTGTCCATTCGGACGCGCAGACTGGAACGGAACAGCCGCGGCGCCAGCAACGCGGTCAAGTTGTACGAGAGCGTGACGTCGACTCCGAGCTCGCCGTACCTAGCGATCGCCGAGACAGCGAAGACAATTTTTGGCGCGCAGGCAGCCGTTCTCTACACGATCACGAATTCCGGAGAGACGCTAACCGCCCGATCTGCGACATTCGGATCGAATACGGGCGGGGCGAACTCGTTCCGGGTATCCAAAAAGGACTCCGAAAAGTCGATCCGAGAGCAGGTCGAGCGGACTCTGTCGTCGATCTCTACGCCCGAAAGAGGGCGCGCCGTCGGCAGTTTGATCCTCAAGGTGAACGGCAAGATCACCGGCTTGCTCGCACTGTTCCATCGCGACCAAGCGGCCCTGACAGAGTCCATGAAGCAGGTCTCTGAGACCGCAGACTTTCTCTCGTGCATGGTGGCAGAGCAGGTTGGCAAGGATGACCAACGCCGCAGACTGCGCGAAGCAGAGCTACTGTATTCGGTAGCGACTACGACGAGCGGGGCGCACACGCCCAAGACTCTTGCCAAGCGCGTGGTTCGGGAGCTGTGGGATACGCTAGGACTCGACCACCTCGCGATCTCGCTGATCGAGGACGGCGAGGAAGTCGAAGTCGCGCGCCAGGGGATCGAAAAGAACTTCCTGCAGCACTTTTCGTTCGCGAACGGCCCCGGATTCGCAGGCTGGCTGCAGACTGGCGCGCCCGAGGTTTGTGCGCTCAATGCGCGTGAGGACAACCGGCTTTCGAAGAACGAAGCGCTGCGCCAGCGAATCGGTAGCTTTGTGCTCCTTCCGCTCCAATTCGGAGAGAAGCCGTTCGGGTTCGTCACCGCGATGACGAATCGAGTGGACGGCATCGACGACGGAGGACTCGAAACCCTCCGAATCATCTGCGCCGAGCTGTCGCAGGCGTTCGCGCGCCTGACGAACGGGCATCGCGACGCCGAAGGGCTCGCGACCCCAAGGGAGTTCTTTGAAATCGTGCGATCGAACAACTACGGCTTTATGGTGTATCTAGACGTCCCGAGAAAGGACGATCTGATCAGTACCTACGGGGGACCGGCGGTCGAGCACGCGATACGGAAATTTGCGCTCACAATCAAGTCCAAGCTGCCGTCAGGCGCGGCGATGTGCCGACGTGCTGAGGGCGACTACGTAGTCTTCCTGCTCACAAGAGACGAGGAGTTCGCTACTAGTTGGGCCAACGGCGCAGCTGCGACAGCATCCATGGTTGCAGTCATGTCACCGGATGGACAGACTCGAATCCCACTTGCTCTGAGAGCTAAAGTTGCCGCTGTTCACCAGCAAAATCACCAGCTTTCCACACAGAAGGTCGCTTAA
- a CDS encoding deoxyribonuclease IV, which produces MPAKLIGAHMPMAGGLHNAVRNGKAIGCTALQVFTSSPQTWHAKPITNEMVAQLTEALEETGMVGKIVSHDSYLINLAAPEEEKRQKSIDGLKSELMRCSQLGIPYVVSHMGAHMKQGEKVGLARVAEAAKQILDDTPDDVMILMETTAGPGTVLNYRFEHLATIIDAVGGHPRCCVCLDTCHIFAAGYDIRTAETYEETMAEFDRLVGCDRIKAIHCNDSKHELGTRKDRHENLGDGLIGKKAFQCLVNDKRFENTPILVETPDADEMHEVNVGRLWKWAKG; this is translated from the coding sequence ATGCCAGCGAAACTGATCGGCGCGCACATGCCTATGGCGGGCGGGCTGCACAACGCCGTGCGAAACGGCAAGGCGATCGGGTGCACCGCCCTGCAGGTGTTCACCTCCAGCCCTCAGACCTGGCACGCCAAGCCGATCACCAACGAGATGGTCGCACAGCTGACCGAGGCGCTGGAGGAGACCGGAATGGTCGGCAAGATCGTCAGCCACGACTCGTACCTCATCAACCTCGCCGCTCCCGAAGAGGAGAAGCGGCAGAAGAGCATCGACGGGCTGAAGAGCGAACTAATGCGGTGCTCGCAGCTCGGCATCCCGTACGTCGTCAGCCACATGGGCGCGCACATGAAGCAGGGCGAGAAGGTCGGGCTGGCGCGAGTAGCCGAGGCCGCCAAGCAGATCCTGGACGACACGCCGGACGACGTGATGATCCTGATGGAGACGACCGCCGGGCCGGGCACCGTGCTGAACTACCGGTTCGAGCATCTGGCGACGATCATCGACGCGGTCGGCGGGCATCCGCGCTGCTGCGTGTGCCTCGACACCTGCCACATCTTCGCCGCCGGGTACGACATCCGGACTGCGGAGACTTACGAGGAGACGATGGCGGAGTTTGATCGCCTGGTCGGGTGCGACCGGATCAAAGCGATCCACTGCAACGACAGCAAACACGAACTCGGCACGCGCAAGGACCGGCACGAAAACCTCGGCGACGGACTGATCGGCAAAAAGGCGTTCCAGTGCCTGGTGAACGACAAACGGTTCGAGAACACCCCGATCCTGGTCGAGACCCCCGACGCCGACGAAATGCACGAGGTGAACGTCGGTCGCCTGTGGAAGTGGGCGAAAGGCTGA
- a CDS encoding RNA polymerase sigma factor yields MLERRLVQRLLSGDERAARRFVDDHYGPLLRFLRYLTGSEEEAVELTQQTFVKAQDALAEFRHESSLRTWLRSIAYHEFTHWRRDRQETVALSESVESPAGLTEDGIVLQQAIDALPDELRETFVLREIDRLSVRETAEVLDVPEGTVKSRCSLAKQRLRRKLASAWDFSDTRSCEVEHG; encoded by the coding sequence ATGCTCGAGCGAAGGCTTGTCCAGCGACTGTTGAGCGGAGACGAAAGGGCCGCGCGCCGTTTCGTCGACGACCACTACGGGCCGCTGTTGCGCTTCCTTCGCTACTTGACCGGCTCCGAGGAAGAGGCGGTCGAGCTGACACAGCAGACCTTCGTAAAGGCGCAGGACGCGCTGGCGGAATTCCGGCACGAGTCGAGTCTGCGTACTTGGCTCCGTTCGATCGCGTACCACGAGTTCACGCACTGGCGCAGAGACAGGCAGGAGACTGTGGCGTTGAGCGAGTCGGTGGAAAGTCCGGCTGGGCTCACCGAGGACGGGATCGTCCTGCAACAGGCCATCGATGCGCTTCCGGACGAGCTTCGCGAGACGTTCGTGCTGCGCGAGATCGACCGGCTCTCGGTACGAGAAACAGCAGAGGTGCTCGACGTACCCGAGGGGACGGTCAAGTCGCGCTGCTCGCTCGCCAAGCAGCGCCTGCGGCGCAAGCTGGCATCGGCATGGGACTTTTCCGACACGCGATCCTGCGAGGTGGAACATGGTTGA
- a CDS encoding phosphomannomutase gives MGEHLACFKAYDVRGRVPEDLDADLAYKIGRAFADETEAKRVVVGHDIRLSGPELSEALTKGLNDAGVDVTDIGLCGTEMVYFATAHYGFDGGIMITASHNPPGDNGMKMVRSESRPISGDTGLYSIERRAFESKWECEGSGTNREKDVYDDFVQHLLKFCDPATMRPLKVVAKAGNGGAGIAINKLAPFLPLEITEMQFEPDGSFPNGVPNPILADSRKDIEDELQKGGYDFGVAWDGDYDRCFFLDGQGRFIEGYYIVGVLARAMLAKNPGEAIVYDPRLTWNTLEIVEKARGRAVICKSGHAFIKEKMRAENAVYGGEMSAHHYFRDNWYCDSGMIPFLLIAQLISETGQPLGEMVAEMIERYPCSGEINSVVDDVPGTLERVESRYKTGEIDKIDGLSVEFDEWRFNLRGSNTEPVIRLNVESRASPALVDEKAGELLGMIRS, from the coding sequence ATGGGCGAACATCTCGCTTGCTTCAAGGCCTACGACGTGCGCGGGCGTGTGCCGGAGGATCTCGACGCCGATCTCGCGTACAAGATCGGGCGCGCGTTCGCTGACGAGACCGAGGCGAAGCGCGTCGTAGTCGGGCACGACATCCGCCTGAGCGGGCCCGAGTTGAGCGAGGCTTTGACCAAAGGGCTCAACGACGCGGGAGTCGACGTGACCGACATCGGCTTGTGCGGCACGGAGATGGTCTACTTCGCGACCGCGCACTACGGTTTTGACGGCGGAATCATGATCACCGCCAGCCACAACCCGCCCGGCGACAACGGAATGAAGATGGTCCGCTCTGAGAGCCGCCCGATCAGCGGCGACACGGGGCTCTACTCGATCGAGAGGCGCGCCTTCGAGAGCAAATGGGAGTGCGAGGGGAGCGGCACTAACCGAGAGAAGGACGTTTACGACGACTTCGTCCAGCATTTGCTCAAGTTCTGCGATCCGGCGACCATGAGGCCGCTAAAGGTGGTCGCCAAGGCCGGCAACGGCGGGGCGGGCATCGCGATCAACAAGCTCGCTCCCTTCCTGCCGCTCGAGATCACCGAGATGCAGTTCGAGCCGGACGGGAGCTTCCCTAACGGAGTCCCCAACCCGATACTCGCGGACAGCCGCAAGGACATCGAAGACGAGTTGCAGAAGGGCGGCTACGACTTTGGAGTGGCCTGGGACGGGGACTACGACCGCTGCTTCTTTCTTGACGGGCAGGGAAGGTTCATCGAGGGGTACTACATCGTCGGCGTACTGGCCCGTGCCATGCTGGCCAAGAACCCCGGCGAGGCGATCGTATACGACCCGCGCCTAACCTGGAACACGCTTGAGATCGTCGAAAAGGCCCGCGGCAGAGCCGTGATCTGCAAGTCCGGCCACGCCTTCATCAAGGAGAAGATGAGGGCTGAGAACGCCGTTTATGGCGGCGAGATGAGCGCCCACCACTACTTCAGGGACAACTGGTACTGCGACAGCGGGATGATCCCGTTCCTGCTGATCGCCCAACTGATTTCGGAGACCGGCCAACCGCTTGGTGAGATGGTTGCGGAAATGATCGAGCGGTACCCGTGCTCAGGCGAGATCAACTCGGTGGTTGACGACGTTCCCGGAACGCTTGAGCGGGTCGAATCTAGGTATAAAACGGGCGAAATCGACAAGATCGACGGGTTGAGCGTCGAGTTCGACGAGTGGCGCTTCAACCTGCGCGGCTCGAACACCGAACCCGTGATCCGCTTGAACGTCGAATCGCGCGCGAGCCCGGCGCTGGTCGACGAAAAGGCGGGGGAATTGCTCGGAATGATCCGATCCTAG
- a CDS encoding S-layer homology domain-containing protein: MNRTLKFALGVALSVGLVMPAAAQSNFPDVPDNHWAYEALANLKGSVLFGYPDGLYRPSRPMSRAEFAVAINNLYSLAMGKMAGLSDQLNALDAYVKGMKTGATEEQMAELQAQINAIKTSIPDVSSMRADIASMKRLAGEFEKEMASFGVDMDAMKRDMADLENRVSGLEGPGDRVNLSGDLIFVGLAGHSTDGMLGLTKTGRVTGEVGGNPVGMDRTFQVYHNLNITLDGDAGNGAAWKASINSSNAYGDFGFGLFANWNGSLMGEGYGQRGPEDMWVDEANITFATDWIGQDADMTVGRFYHSSGPFFLARPHYAEFYDNPRTNNGKHVLDGIRSVFGFGSADLTVLLARVDDFINSGGVPWTGMMGETLFGLELDFDLGGSGTLKGVHYWEQSNTIGAFGVAGEDRMRTFGAQVEFDFDNFGVYGVFSQTDFYLGDASVLNSDNTATVVGLSYEPGGNWGASAYYGMIEGNFGAEGSWGRVGPYFNPANVDVVGAHLWLDVGNDVRLSGGWRRFEPAESAAMGAFGIMMGNDDLTAFEVGVAFDLNSNWTANLGWENIDGSMLSAQQVDFNWYSIDLNYAVSDNADVAIHYLFSDGMMPLNSGTFSGTSVWKGGILGVQATVRF, encoded by the coding sequence ATGAATCGAACGCTCAAGTTCGCGCTGGGCGTTGCCCTTAGCGTCGGCCTGGTCATGCCAGCCGCCGCGCAGAGCAACTTCCCAGACGTGCCGGACAATCACTGGGCATACGAGGCGCTGGCCAACCTGAAGGGCTCCGTGCTCTTCGGCTACCCCGACGGCTTGTACCGCCCCTCTCGTCCGATGAGTCGAGCTGAGTTCGCCGTCGCCATCAACAACCTCTATAGCTTGGCTATGGGCAAGATGGCCGGCCTCAGCGACCAGTTGAACGCCCTGGACGCATACGTGAAAGGTATGAAGACGGGCGCGACCGAGGAGCAGATGGCCGAGCTCCAGGCGCAGATCAACGCGATCAAGACCAGCATCCCCGACGTGAGCTCAATGCGGGCGGACATCGCTTCAATGAAGCGGCTCGCCGGCGAGTTCGAGAAGGAGATGGCCTCCTTCGGCGTCGACATGGACGCGATGAAGCGGGACATGGCCGACCTCGAGAACCGGGTATCCGGTCTGGAAGGGCCAGGCGACAGGGTCAACCTCAGCGGAGATCTGATCTTCGTGGGGCTCGCTGGCCACTCGACCGACGGCATGCTTGGTCTGACAAAGACCGGACGTGTAACTGGTGAAGTGGGCGGCAACCCGGTTGGCATGGACCGCACCTTCCAGGTGTATCACAACCTGAACATCACGCTTGACGGCGATGCAGGCAACGGCGCTGCGTGGAAGGCTTCCATCAACTCCTCGAACGCCTACGGAGATTTCGGCTTCGGACTCTTCGCAAACTGGAATGGCAGTTTGATGGGCGAGGGCTACGGTCAGCGAGGCCCCGAGGATATGTGGGTCGATGAGGCCAACATCACCTTCGCAACAGACTGGATAGGACAGGACGCCGACATGACCGTCGGTCGTTTCTATCACTCCAGCGGCCCGTTCTTCTTGGCCAGACCTCACTACGCGGAGTTCTACGACAATCCGCGCACGAACAATGGAAAGCACGTGCTCGACGGAATTCGATCCGTCTTCGGCTTTGGCAGCGCAGACCTTACGGTTCTGCTCGCGCGAGTCGATGACTTCATCAATTCCGGGGGTGTACCGTGGACCGGCATGATGGGCGAGACTCTGTTCGGCCTCGAGCTGGACTTTGATCTTGGCGGCAGCGGCACGCTGAAGGGCGTCCACTACTGGGAGCAGTCCAACACGATCGGCGCCTTTGGTGTCGCTGGCGAAGACCGCATGCGCACGTTCGGCGCACAGGTGGAATTCGACTTCGATAACTTCGGCGTATACGGAGTGTTCTCGCAGACTGACTTCTATCTCGGTGACGCATCCGTCCTCAACAGCGACAACACCGCTACGGTGGTTGGCCTGAGCTACGAGCCTGGCGGCAACTGGGGCGCCAGTGCGTACTACGGCATGATCGAAGGCAACTTCGGTGCTGAAGGCTCCTGGGGTCGAGTAGGACCGTACTTCAACCCAGCGAACGTCGACGTGGTCGGCGCGCATCTTTGGCTAGACGTTGGCAACGACGTCAGGCTGTCAGGTGGCTGGAGGAGGTTCGAGCCAGCCGAGAGCGCGGCCATGGGTGCCTTCGGCATCATGATGGGCAACGACGACCTCACCGCTTTTGAGGTTGGTGTCGCGTTCGACCTGAACAGCAACTGGACTGCGAACCTCGGTTGGGAGAACATTGATGGATCCATGCTCAGCGCCCAGCAGGTTGACTTCAATTGGTACTCAATTGATCTAAACTACGCGGTCAGCGACAACGCCGACGTGGCGATCCACTACCTGTTCAGCGACGGGATGATGCCGCTCAACTCGGGCACCTTCTCAGGCACCAGCGTCTGGAAGGGTGGCATTCTGGGCGTACAGGCGACTGTACGGTTCTAG
- the ccsA gene encoding cytochrome c biogenesis protein CcsA, producing the protein MNWKTPLFVLGCIGAVVYALTAPPAKSFPNPELARILFFHLPCAFVATGLIIHSAWLGMRFLQTREHGFDARNAAATELALLFAALTMASGIVFSRVQWGAWWQNDPRQTSFLMVLMLCGAGVAIRGGLVDEVKTAKAASAYSVATVLPMLFLIFVLPRILVSFHPSDTLIGGQLDGAYWFGILCVFALMVWATRYMYVKRYGKRLAVSGETSDGRVVRPVPVSLTDDE; encoded by the coding sequence ATGAATTGGAAGACGCCGCTCTTCGTTTTGGGCTGCATCGGCGCCGTCGTCTACGCGCTGACTGCGCCGCCCGCCAAGTCGTTCCCTAATCCGGAGCTGGCCCGGATCCTGTTCTTCCACCTCCCTTGTGCGTTCGTCGCGACGGGGTTGATCATTCACTCTGCTTGGCTGGGAATGCGGTTTCTCCAGACTCGCGAACACGGTTTCGACGCGCGCAACGCTGCGGCAACAGAGCTGGCCCTGCTTTTCGCGGCGCTGACGATGGCGTCGGGGATCGTATTCAGCAGGGTGCAGTGGGGCGCGTGGTGGCAGAACGACCCACGACAGACGTCTTTCCTGATGGTGCTGATGCTGTGCGGCGCTGGAGTCGCGATCCGCGGCGGGCTTGTCGATGAGGTGAAGACCGCGAAGGCCGCATCGGCGTACTCGGTCGCGACGGTGCTGCCGATGCTGTTCCTGATCTTCGTCCTGCCGCGCATCCTGGTCTCGTTCCACCCTTCGGACACCCTGATCGGCGGCCAGCTCGACGGCGCCTATTGGTTTGGTATCCTCTGCGTCTTCGCGCTGATGGTCTGGGCGACTCGGTACATGTACGTCAAGCGGTACGGGAAGCGGCTGGCTGTCAGTGGAGAGACGTCGGATGGGAGAGTCGTCCGGCCAGTCCCAGTGTCGCTGACAGACGACGAGTAG
- a CDS encoding heme exporter protein CcmB — MSSSWLDQAVAVFQKEVRTEFRSKHGLFTAGMFGVLTVLTMVFSTYIDKPSPSLAAGMLVVALVFAAVSTLPRTMIIEDEQGTFELLQLLSDPSAAFFGKAVFNALHMLIASLLLGGVFVAMVDIPVVKGTVFVLGLALLALALAGGTSFCGGLVLGAANRWILAGLVSLPLLVPVVFLGVGALQAGLGSGLDQQGNQSLVALAGYALVTLAAGPILIGQVWRND; from the coding sequence ATGAGCTCGAGCTGGCTTGACCAGGCGGTCGCGGTGTTCCAGAAGGAAGTCCGCACGGAGTTCCGCTCGAAGCACGGGCTCTTCACGGCCGGCATGTTCGGCGTGCTGACCGTGCTGACGATGGTGTTCTCGACCTACATCGACAAGCCGAGCCCGTCGCTCGCTGCGGGGATGCTCGTGGTCGCGCTCGTGTTTGCGGCGGTCTCGACCCTACCCCGGACCATGATCATCGAGGACGAGCAGGGGACGTTCGAGCTCTTGCAACTGCTCTCCGATCCGTCGGCGGCGTTCTTCGGCAAGGCGGTCTTCAACGCGCTACACATGCTGATTGCTTCGCTGCTGCTTGGAGGGGTGTTCGTCGCGATGGTCGATATACCTGTCGTCAAGGGTACGGTGTTCGTGCTCGGACTTGCGCTTCTCGCGCTGGCTCTCGCCGGTGGGACGAGCTTCTGCGGAGGGCTGGTGCTGGGCGCGGCGAACCGGTGGATACTGGCGGGGCTCGTCTCCCTTCCGTTGCTCGTGCCCGTCGTTTTCCTAGGCGTCGGCGCTCTGCAAGCCGGGCTTGGATCTGGGCTGGACCAGCAGGGGAACCAGAGCCTGGTCGCGCTGGCCGGTTACGCGCTCGTGACGCTGGCTGCCGGCCCGATACTGATCGGCCAGGTGTGGAGGAACGACTGA